The following nucleotide sequence is from Alphaproteobacteria bacterium.
GTCGCCCAGGATGGCGACGCGACCGAAGGCGATCTGCGGCGATTCCAGGTCGCCGATCGGCTGGAACAGCGGCATCGCGGTCGCGCGGATCGCATCGACGAAGGTCGCCGGCAGCAGCGCCTCGGCATCGCGGTACATGGTGGCGATGACATCGTCGCGCACAGCATGCGGCGGGATGCCGTCTGGGTAGTAGCGGCCGTGGGCGTCGGTGTGCATGTCGCGCAGGCCGCGCTGCGGGTCCACCGGCCGGTACCAGACGAAGTTGTAGCGGCGATGGCCGACGCGCACGTCGTCGTTCTCGCCGGGCACCGGATAGCCGAGGATGTGCTCGCCGTCCGGCATGGCGAAGGCGAACAGCGGGAACAGCGTCCGCAGCGTCTCCGGCTGCAGCGCCGCCTCTTCGGCCAGGCCGCGCCAGGCGATGTAGCCGGCATAGACCAGGTCGACCCCGGGCAGGTACTGCCGCCGCACCGACGAGCGCAACCCGTCGGCACCGACCAGCAGCTCCGCGGTCAGGCTGCTGCCGTCGTCGAGCCGCGCCGTCACCGTGTCGGCATCCTGCTCGACCGAGACCACGCCCACCCCGCGCCGCACCTGCGACTCGGGGAAAACGGCACTGAGCAGCGAGTAGAGCTTGCCCCAGGAGATGCCGAACTGCGGCATGTCGATCGCAGCCATGACGCTGCCGTCGCGGGCGAAGCAGGCGCGCCCCGGTATCGGAACCCCCAGCGTCGCATCGACGGCGCAGCCGGCGGCCAGCAGGGTCTGCACCATCGGCGCATGTACGCCGAGGCCGGCGCCGCGGCCCGCCAGGCGACCGGGCGTGCGCTCGACCACGGTCACGTCCCAGCCGGTCCGCATCAGGTTGCAGCCGGCGAACAGCCCGCCCAGCGAGCCGCCGACCACGATTGCACGACGCATGGGCAGTCCTCCCCCCTGGCCCGGCGGCAGCGCCGCCGCGCCGACTATGGGCCGGCGCATGTCGCTGCGGCAACCCGTGCGGTACGCGGCCGGCAGTGCGGCGATCCCGCGTGTATCCGCCGCCGCGCCGGTCTAAGCTCGCCGGCAACGCGATGGCCGCCAGCGGCGGGCCATCCGGCCAGGGGAGGACGACATGGCCAGAACGCTGATCCGCGGCGCCACCGTGCTGACGCTCGACCCCACGCTGGGCGACTTCCAGCGCGCGGACATCCTGATCGACGGCGACCGCATCGCCGCGGTCGCGCCGACCATCGGCGCCGACGATGCCAAGGTGGTGGAGGCCGGCGGCATGATCGCCCTGCCCGGCTTCGTCGATTCCCATCGCCACACCTGGCAGGCGCTGCTGCGCGGCACCGCTGCCGACTGGACGCTGGCGCAATATTTCGCCGGCGTGCGCGGCGTGATGGGCCGGCTCTACTCGCCCGAGGACATGTACGTCGCCAACCACCTCGGCGCGCTGGAGGCGCTCGATAGCGGCATCACCACGCTGTACGACTGGTCGCACAACAATAACACGCCGGCGCACGCCGACGGCGCGGTGCAGGGGCTGAAAGACAGCGGCATACGCGGCGTCTACGGCTACGGCAACTCGAACGACGAGTGGATCCCGAACGGCAACCTGCCGACCAACCTGGCGGACGTGACCCGGGTGCGCCGCACCCACTTCCCCGGCGACGACGGCCTCGTCACCATGGCGTTCGCCTCGCGCGGCCCGCAGTTCTCCAGCATCGACATCACCGAGGAGGAGTTCAACCACGTCCGCGACCTCGGCCTGCGCATCACCATGCATGTCGGCGACGGCCTGTGGGGCACGTCGCGACCGCTGCTGCAGATGGATGCGCGCGGCCTGCTGGGCGACGACATCACCTTCGTCCATTGCAACATGCTGGCGGACGAGGAAATCCGGCTGATCGCCGACACCGGCGCCACCGCGTCGATCTCGCCGGAGGTCGAGCTGCAGATGGGCCATGGCTGGCTGGCGACGATGCGGCTGCTGGAGGTCGGGGTCAGGCCGTCGATCTCGATCGACATCGTCACCTCGATCGCCGGCGACATGTTCGGTGCCATGCGCATGCTGCTGGCCGGCACACGCGCCGTAGTCAACGGCCGCGCGCTGGACGAGAAGCGGATCGTCGACCCGCTGCCGCTGATGTCGACCGACGTGCTGCAGTTCGCCACGGTCGAGGGCGCGCGCGCCTGCGGGCTGGCCGACAAGGTCGGCAGCCTGACCCCGGGCAAGCGGGCCGACCTGATCCTGGTCGACACCAATGCGATCAACATGTTCCCGATGAACAACCCCTATGGCGCGATCGTCGAATCCGCCAACAGCGGCAACGTCGACAGCGTGTGGGTCGACGGCGTCGCCAGGAAGCGCAACAGGCGGCTGCTCGGCGTCGACCTGGCGTCGCTGCGCACGATGGTCGCCGCCCACCGCGAGGCGCTGTTCGCCCGTGCCGGCGTGCCGGCCGACGGCACCTGGCTGCCCA
It contains:
- a CDS encoding FAD-dependent monooxygenase, giving the protein MRRAIVVGGSLGGLFAGCNLMRTGWDVTVVERTPGRLAGRGAGLGVHAPMVQTLLAAGCAVDATLGVPIPGRACFARDGSVMAAIDMPQFGISWGKLYSLLSAVFPESQVRRGVGVVSVEQDADTVTARLDDGSSLTAELLVGADGLRSSVRRQYLPGVDLVYAGYIAWRGLAEEAALQPETLRTLFPLFAFAMPDGEHILGYPVPGENDDVRVGHRRYNFVWYRPVDPQRGLRDMHTDAHGRYYPDGIPPHAVRDDVIATMYRDAEALLPATFVDAIRATAMPLFQPIGDLESPQIAFGRVAILGDAAFTTRPHVAQGAIKAGFDAMELAAALAAEPDVTAALQRYDAVRRPASMAVVEESRRLGAYLEGRLGPIRRDPERLIRENGGVDPAAAMADGGVMVRLLKALGYG
- a CDS encoding amidohydrolase family protein, giving the protein MARTLIRGATVLTLDPTLGDFQRADILIDGDRIAAVAPTIGADDAKVVEAGGMIALPGFVDSHRHTWQALLRGTAADWTLAQYFAGVRGVMGRLYSPEDMYVANHLGALEALDSGITTLYDWSHNNNTPAHADGAVQGLKDSGIRGVYGYGNSNDEWIPNGNLPTNLADVTRVRRTHFPGDDGLVTMAFASRGPQFSSIDITEEEFNHVRDLGLRITMHVGDGLWGTSRPLLQMDARGLLGDDITFVHCNMLADEEIRLIADTGATASISPEVELQMGHGWLATMRLLEVGVRPSISIDIVTSIAGDMFGAMRMLLAGTRAVVNGRALDEKRIVDPLPLMSTDVLQFATVEGARACGLADKVGSLTPGKRADLILVDTNAINMFPMNNPYGAIVESANSGNVDSVWVDGVARKRNRRLLGVDLASLRTMVAAHREALFARAGVPADGTWLPKPFSEGADVADTASRGQGEFGRSA